One part of the Sorangiineae bacterium MSr11954 genome encodes these proteins:
- a CDS encoding SDR family oxidoreductase yields the protein MTTNLDPSDPRAWLRGSMWQDAPFSMSVMLPNARRWSMKPAQVMIVTGASRGIGAATARRAASLGYAVAVNFARDHDAAARIAGELVALGAPAIAVRADITREDDVRKLFDTVDDELGPVQVLINNAGVVDRQSRVDAMDRERLVRMFSINVVGSFLCAREAIRRMSTRYGGAGGSIVNVSSAAARLGSPGEYVDYAAAKAAIDTFTLGLAREVAGEGIRVNAVRPGIIRTEIHASGGDPGRAERLGPALPMQRAGTAEEVAEAIVWLASPAASYTTGAILDVAGGR from the coding sequence ATGACGACGAACCTCGATCCGAGCGATCCCCGTGCGTGGCTGCGGGGATCGATGTGGCAAGACGCGCCGTTCTCCATGTCGGTGATGCTGCCGAATGCTAGAAGGTGGAGCATGAAGCCGGCGCAGGTGATGATCGTGACGGGCGCGAGCCGGGGGATCGGCGCAGCCACCGCGCGGCGTGCGGCAAGCCTCGGCTACGCCGTTGCCGTGAACTTCGCGCGCGATCACGACGCGGCCGCGCGGATCGCGGGCGAGCTCGTAGCGCTGGGTGCGCCCGCCATCGCCGTACGCGCCGACATCACCCGCGAAGACGACGTGCGAAAGCTCTTCGACACGGTCGATGACGAGCTAGGGCCCGTCCAAGTGCTGATCAACAACGCCGGCGTGGTCGATCGACAAAGCCGGGTGGATGCGATGGATCGCGAGCGCCTGGTGCGCATGTTCTCCATCAACGTGGTGGGGAGCTTCCTCTGCGCGCGCGAAGCCATCCGCCGCATGTCCACACGTTACGGCGGTGCAGGCGGCAGCATCGTCAACGTCTCCTCGGCGGCCGCGCGGCTCGGGTCCCCGGGCGAGTACGTGGACTACGCGGCAGCCAAAGCCGCCATCGATACGTTCACCCTCGGCCTCGCGCGCGAGGTCGCCGGCGAGGGCATCCGGGTAAACGCCGTGCGCCCCGGCATCATCCGCACCGAGATTCATGCGAGCGGCGGAGATCCAGGTCGCGCCGAGCGCCTCGGACCGGCCCTGCCGATGCAGCGCGCGGGCACCGCCGAAGAAGTGGCGGAGGCCATCGTTTGGCTGGCGTCACCCGCCGCGTCGTACACCACGGGCGCCATCTTGGACGTGGCGGGCGGTCGATGA